In the Populus trichocarpa isolate Nisqually-1 chromosome 1, P.trichocarpa_v4.1, whole genome shotgun sequence genome, ACACCAGAAACTATAATCCATTGAACAAACCTGCTCTACTGTTGTGTTCGTCAATCCAAATATAAAGGGTTCAAAAAACTGAGAACGTTTTCTTATTTCTCCAGTGGTCACAAATCTGAAAAACATGACAACTAACCAACCAAATTTGTCAGGAGAAGGTCGCAAACATCAATTCATACCATCAAGACACTCACCATAGTCTGATACAGACTGATCACGACTCCTATTTAGAAGCTCTTCGTGActgcaaatgaaaataaaatttgtatttagAGCTCAAAAAGGTCAATTGACTAGGATTAACAAGCACAACCTAATATTTTGGCCTCATAAGCACTATATCAGTTCATGGTTGTAAATAAAAATGCAGGAGCTGATGAGTAATTTAGAGAGCTTAAAATTCCAAtgaagttgtattttttaagcAGTTAACAGACATGACATAGCAGGGGGGAAAAGGGCACCttattgaattttcatttcCTTGAAGAACATCATCCAGCTGCTCAAGAAATAACTGCATATTTTTCACAATGAAATCTGAGTTACAGATTATATGCAAGAAAGCCTTGAAGGCAGGTACGGTTTGGTAGAAGCTTCTATGAAGAAAGCTTGTCACGACCTAAAAACTCATTGCTTAAAagctcaaaagaaaaatcaatcttCTCATCTCAAGAATAGAGCAGGAAATGAAACAAGATAGAAAATATTTTGGTGGCATCAGCATCTCAATATAACATTAAGAGCTTGCATTAACTTAACTAAATTCATCCATGCCTcacgtataaaaaaaatatatatacccgTCCTTCTTTGTTTTCCATAATGTTTATGTGAACGAGCTATTTAAGTGGTTCTTTAAATCACCGTCCATATTTCCAAAGAAGTCCACCTCATGTCTGAAGGGGCCAGCAATGAAATTATAACTCCAATTCATCAAATCAACAGAACTTACAAACATGGAGTTCAAATGTCCAAATCATATTCTAAAACTGAGTTTCCTTTGAATTTGTTTGTACATTTGCACATGTATTGACTCCAGTTCACTCCACGGACTAATTCTTAAACAAAGTCTTTGTTGCATAACCggcacacaaaaaaagaagattgaaagagttcaaaaatgttttaaaaaatgaataaacgTACATCTTGCATAGAGTAACAGAATGCACATGATAGATTTACCGCAAAAAAATCCTCAAACGTGAAGTCCACATAACCCAAACTCTGCAGTGTTTTCCtacattcttcaacattgagtttgaTACGATCAACTTCCGCCCTATCTTGTGTCTCCAAAATATGCTCCTATCTCAAGAAAACCACAGCTTATTTAAAAGGGTAAATTACGCATACTGTGCTCCCTCCTCCTCCAACAAAAAGCACAAGGATAGAAACCAAATAAATAGTTACAAAGACATTACTAGGTACGAAAACATAAAGCTTCGAAAGAAGCAATTCCCATCTCCACGTGTTCGCCTAATTGCAACATACTTGTCACCAAGAACCTACACGAGCAGCGATAATAATCAACTAGTACATTAACTCAAGACAGccataaagaaaacaagaaaacgaGATGACGATAACAACCTTTATTTTCTCAAGCAAGATAGGACTAGCAGATTGGTACTCGGCTGCTAATGTAGACAAAGGCTCCTGTTGTAAAAAATCCAATCGCCCAAGATATATCCTTTCaattaaaatgcaaataaaaactcaaacagaattaaataatttcaaacaagaGAGAAATTGCCTTGTCGCCAAGTAATGGGATACTTGATTGCTTTTGCATGATATCATCATCTACTCCTCCACAACAATTTGCCAAATCTTCGATTTTACATGTCAGCTGTTCTTCATTCTgcatcttctccttctctttctttcttgactTTTGGAAGATGAAAGTGCGGTTGACAGTGTTGAGATCAGTATACCTGAAAATCAAGATTCTGTTCAATAGGGGGCGAGACCTTGAAACCCTGACTAAATTAATTCTTTCTGCTAAAAAAATCGAATTCCCAAGTGATTAAattcccatttttatttttgttttgttttcctaaAGAAACCGATTTCTCTCCTGATATTATTAGTTACCTACctgatttttatttcatgacGAGGCaaatacgttttttttttaatttcttatttattaccGGCATGCTATAGgtataaattgtaatttttagttggtttttatttttttaagtgttttaatttttttaaaaaatatttttataatattttttattttttaaatttatttttaatattaataaaaaaaaaatttacaaaaatatcttaCAACCTCAAAACAAACAAGGCTTTATATTTGCGTTGGGCTACCCCTACCTGTGCAAATTATTATCGACCCTGGCCTGCGTGTGAACTTAGTTATTCATATCAaaggttgttaaaaatatatatattttttatacaatatgaaaaatataatataaacttaaattgtaaaatcaaaaacttataaataatttttttaattaattatatattgataattatagtcaagaaattaaataattttaaatttgataaaataaatcaataatattataattaatgagtTATCTAAATCAAATGAGAGAGATAAATactatgaattaataaattaatgatatggaaaaataaaaagtctcggaataaaatttctcaatacaGAGAAATCACTTAAAGATAAGAATTAAAAAGCACATATAAACATAGTGACAACCTGTTTGTTCCCATCACAATAAGTCTTGATAGATCCCTTTTTGGTTGTAGGTAAtgagtttaaattagtaattaactaacataaattcaataatgaaataaactcctaaacaatgtctaatgcgctagaaaaaattaaaattaaaaataattatttaaaaataaataaataaataaagtcttcatattaaaattctttcTTATAGCCCGAATCTTCAATTTGTGTATATTCTTGGCAGATTTGAGTCCTGATTTCAAATATgtcgttctctcttgttttgATCAATTATTGGGTATACGATGTATAGTTAGAAGATTTTAGATGTCTAGTTTCTATCCCAACTTTAATCGAAGCAAAATTTCACCGGTAGCTCTAGATATGTCTCAAACAGTACATGAAGATCTTGTTTGACAATATTAGTTTACTAACTTTGACCCTttgaaatattatgtttcttaactccatttgacctgaaaatttacctcaatatattttcatgtatctaATATTTTCCTGTAAAATTCCAGCTTTATCCAATATACAGTTTGAAAGATATGTTCAATCTTACAAAACTAGTCAACAGATATTTTAAGGCCAAATTTGAACCTGAATTGGTTTATAtcacaaatttagtaaactcgtaaaatcggatTGAGTTTACCGATTTTACTGATTTTGCACGAGTTAAGTTCAATTTTACTAGTTTCGAGTTTTTAGTCCAATTTGACATGTTAGATACATATTAACTTGTAAAAGTGTAAGATTTTAAGAGTCAACtggtgattttaacaaccttgatccACATATCCGGCCATTggctttgatttaaaaaaaaaaaaattaaaaacaatattattttcaataaaatataatcaataaagattaaatttgtcAACGATGGCTaaccatatattaaaaaaaaaactttgtactGCAATTAACATCAccttaaattatgaattataatttttatttgcattttaataatttattatttattattatatatctaataaaaaaataatactaataataaattattcatggaaattcaattcaaatttttttttattcttaaaatttttaaatacatttttaaaattattttatcacattaatgattttttttttaactttcaaacATACATGAAATATGGacatactattttaatatttctttttaacttgctttaaaaattataaattttttatttattttaagaaaaccaATAACTCAAGTTAAACACATTGACTTCACtgagataaataaaaagtactttaatAGGAAATTTTATCTCGACGAAAAACAATACTCAAAATGATTGTATTGgtgaatttaataacaatgtgaAGCAATTCTTTGAAATTTGAACACCTTTTTTTAGGTTTGCCAAAAACTTGGCCTCTCGGCATAGCCTGAATCTgtaaactaatatatattaatagttaTTAATGGAGTCACATACAATTAACCAAAACTAACGGGGGAAATTATTATTTCTCTCATTATTGATTATtggaacaatttttttctaattcattatttttttaaaaaattatcttttaatattagatttattggagattgagctctataatttatttttgtgtttttttacaagGTTATTATAGTCTCGTGACTCAGATTGTAAGTTTTGTAGGTTAACTCGATatacttgggtttttttttctgcccCTTTTGTAatcgaattttttaaaattttcatcatttgggtagattgagaattaagtttcataatttattttagtttattttttataaggttaccTCAGTCTCATAAATTGATTAAAGGGTTTGGCGGGTTAGTCTAGGTTGTActgagtcttttttttaattgatttattttttaatttcatcattaaaattaattgagcttcatattttttttttgtactggattatctcagtctcatgatctaagtttaacaggttaacccaagcaaggttgttaaaatcgtgattttgacacggcacgaaaaatacaaaacaaactcggatcgtaaaaacggatcgtaaaatcataaaatcataaaatcataaggaattttaaaatacattaaaaaaaattcatgcttcaaataaaaattcatacataattcaagcaccttaaaatacatggttcaaataaaaattcatacataatttaaataacttttcattaactaataattaacaaacttaaaacaaacaatctgctggtgtgtcatgtaaactaaaatcAGCTTCATTaccttcatcttcctcattattcctcaaacattcatcaatatcattagcatCAAGATGATTATTAGTATcactactagtaccaacaccaatattatgaaaattagTGCTACTACTaagtaccaacaccaatatcatcaatttgaatctcCAAATCGCGATTCAAGCCAAATGCTGTTTGAAACGAAAAATACTTCCactgataattttttgacaatactTGCACTGAACGTTTCTAAAATTCTTATCAATATCTATACCATGTTGCCATCCCACATCAAGCTTATTACCAAAAGAATTTTTTCTAAATGccataagtaatttttttaacttttgcgggttaaaacttgaaatcggtcaaaatcggtcaaactcgtAAAATTGGTCCGATTTTACCGATTTTAaccgagtttgaccgatttcgagttttaacccgatttgacatattatatacatgttgactcgtaaaatcgtaagattTTAAGAATCAACTCGCGATTTTGACAACAATGAACCCGAgctgactcgagtttttttaattaatttttttttcaatttcattcttcaatattgagtcaattgagaattggactttaatatattttttttttatttgttttctattaggttatcagGGTTTCATGATCCAGGTCACAAATTTTACatattaacttgggttgaccaggggtcgatccaatatgtttgatatctcaatatttttatttttaaaaaaatatcatcttgaaaatttttctagtcaaaccatttttttctcattgttcAGGTGGCCTTTGAACTTGCTAAGTTGATCAAGTCACTTCGGGTTAAttcctatatgttttttttgtttttttaaaacacgctagcaatgtttaaatattttttaaaaaattgatcggACACGTAAcataatttctctcttttttttgttctttggtgaataaaaagtttttatttttcctaaccttttgatatatttttcattaaattttaattaattagcaatATACTTAAAACACTACGTGGTAAGTACATAATTAGAAATAGAGTCACTGTGGTGGCATaagggaaaagagaaaaacttagaaattttttattccgaaaaggaatttgaagagatcttggaatattttgaaaatttaatgcgTGAAAGCGTGAAAGTgaaaatgctattttttaaataaagttaactgatctcttcaatttttctttttcttgtttgtcagtttcgaatttattttttatattcatcgagggttttttttttcaagattaacgGACACAGTTTGTCTAATATTGGCTTGATTAAATTTGTCATACCAAGAAATTATTAATCAATTGCTAGTTTCTGCGTGTCTTGACTCCATTCTGATATAAAATGTACTTTATCAATGGCAGGGTCTTATTTACAAGGATATATAAACATGGAATAAAATTAACTGTAATTAAACCaaattatttatcttaattgtttgtctaataaatttgtttcttcAGTCGTGggactattataatttttttgtaagatcCACTGGATTATCAATCCTGCTGTACTAGACACAAACAATTAATTACCTCTTTGTTTCTTTACAGCATGAATACAATGCAaaattctgtctttttttttttttttttgaagtgtttaCAATTTCCCTGTCAACCTAAACATTCAGTAACAATAACAACTTCAAGCATATTTAAGCAAAAAATTGCTTGTATTAAActcataatcataaaaaataaaatatctccaaaaatataaaacaaaactatccaaaaaatataaatataatacagtataaaataccaacaaaTATCTTATacaatttttattacattacaTAATAAAACATCACATTTAAATCAATTCAACACCTTTTAATCAGaatccttctttttattttcttcatcgtCATGTTCAACATCATCTTTGTTGAATTCAAGGTCGATCTCAACATTTTCATCTATACATTTATGtttattgatatttaatattatatttaactcatcaacatcaacatcaatctTAATATAAGTAtttgtgatgatataaaaatttagatttttttaactcGATAAATTGATATATACTATCTcctctattaattatttcattaattattatcatcttTAACAATTTGAACACGAGATCTAAATTTGGTTTTCACAACGATTAATCATATGTTAGGAAGGCAGCTGAACTTGCTATAAAGCATTTTATAGATCCTCCAATGTTGTTGGATTAATACTTACTGGTTCTGCTTACTTTAAGACAGAGCTGAGCCGGTCTGACTTGTTTGATCTCCGCCTACAGGCTGAAGTACTAAAAGTTGTAGATGTTTCATGTGGTGGGGAAAACGGCTACAATCAAGCCATTGAGTTTTCCTTGGAGATTCTATCCAATGTTAAGTCCGTACAGGAGAAGCGCTTGATTGGTAAGTTCTTGGAAGAAGTCAGTCAGGATAATGGAAAGTTAGTGTATGGCTTGGATGATACCATGAAGGTTCTGGAGATGAGTGCTTTCCAGACACTGATTATCTGGGAAGATTTGAATATAAATCGGTATGTGCTGAAAAACATCAAGACAGATGAGATTATAATAAAGCATTTAAACAAGGAGCAACA is a window encoding:
- the LOC7482821 gene encoding OVARIAN TUMOR DOMAIN-containing deubiquitinating enzyme 1; translation: MQNEEQLTCKIEDLANCCGGVDDDIMQKQSSIPLLGDKEPLSTLAAEYQSASPILLEKIKVLGDKYVAIRRTRGDGNCFFRSFMFSYLEHILETQDRAEVDRIKLNVEECRKTLQSLGYVDFTFEDFFALFLEQLDDVLQGNENSISHEELLNRSRDQSVSDYVVMFFRFVTTGEIRKRSQFFEPFIFGLTNTTVEQFCKSSVEPMGEESDHMHITALSDALGVPIRVVYLDRSSCDAGVVNVNHHDFVPAPGNLPSATSASSESINPFITLLYRPGHYDILYPK